The Betta splendens chromosome 4, fBetSpl5.4, whole genome shotgun sequence genome contains a region encoding:
- the trpc1 gene encoding short transient receptor potential channel 1, with amino-acid sequence MHISVWPYSLSVVMAALYQGTDASSPDKFLALKDVREVKEETTLDEKLFLLACEKGDYYMVKKLLEENRHGELNVNCVDVLGRDAVTISIENENLDILQLLLEHGCQATDALLVAIDSEVVGAVDILLNHRPRRSSKPSIAKLMQRIQNPEYSTTMDVAPVILAAHRNNYEILTMLLKQDISLPRPHAVGCECTLCNAKNKKDSLRHSRFRLDIYRCLASPSLIMLTEEDPILRAFELSADLKELSLVEVEFRNDYEELAKQCKMFAKDLLAQARNSRELEVILNHTSSEDQVDKRGLLEERMNLSRLKLAIKYNQKEFVAQSNCQQFLNTVWFGETASYRRKHTCLKIATVLSVAMLWPLLSVCYLLGPRSRVGQIIHTPFVKFIIHSASYFTFLLLLNLYSLVYNEDKKNTMGPALEMIDYLLILWIIGMVWSDVKRLWYDGLEDFLDESRNQLSFVMNSLYLATFALKIVAHSKFKNMADTERRKWDAFHPILVAEGLFAFANVLSYLRLFFMYTTSSILGPLQISMGQMLQEFGKFLGLFLLVLFSFTIGLTQLYGKDQRDKDKHPPKDCEGIFCQQQSNDAFHTFMGTCYALFWYIFSLAHVALFVTRISYTEELRSFVGAMIIGTYNIVVVIVLTKLLVAMLHKSFRQIANHEDKEWKFARAKLWLSYFDDKCTLPPPLNILPSPKTVCYLVTSMRKWICSHTSKGKVKRQNSLKEWKNLKQKRDENYQKIMCCLVHRYLTSTRQKMQSTDQATVENLNDLRQDLSKFRNEMRDLLGFRTSKYAMFYPRS; translated from the exons ATGCACATCAGTGTTTGGCCGTACTCGCTCTCCGTCGTAATGGCAGCGCTGTACCAGGGCACGGACGCGTCCTCTCCGGACAAATTTCTGGCCTTGAAAGACGTgcgggaggtgaaggaggagacgaCGCTGGACGAGAAGCTCTTCCTGCTGGCGTGCGAGAAAG GGGACTACTACAtggtgaagaagctgctggaggagaaccgCCACGGGGAGCTCAACGTCAACTGCGTGGACGTGCTGGGCCGCGACGCCGTCACCATCTCCATCGAGAACGAGAACCTGgacatcctgcagctgctcctggagcaCGGCTGCCAG GCCACGGATGCCTTGCTGGTGGCCATAGACTCCGAGGTGGTGGGAGCTGTGGACATTCTCCTCAACCACAGGCCCAGGCGATCCTCTAAGCCCTCCATCGCC AAACTGATGCAGCGCATCCAGAACCCGGAGTACTCCACCACCATGGACGTGGCTCCCGTCATCCTGGCAGCCCACAGGAACAACTACGAGATCCTGACCATGCTGCTGAAGCAGGACATCTCCCTGCCCCGGCCTCACGCCGTCGGCTGCGAGTGCACGCTCTGCAACGCCAAGAACAAAAAGGACAGCTTGCGACACTCCAG GTTCCGCCTGGACATCTACCGGTGCCTTGCTAGCCCCTCTCTGATCATGCTGACTGAGGAGGACCCCATACTCAGGGCCTTCGAGCTGAGCGCGGACCTCAAGGAGCTCAGTCTGGTCGAGGTGGAGTTCAG AAATGACTACGAGGAGCTGGCGAAGCAGTGCAAGATGTTCGCCAAGGACCTGCTGGCTCAGGCGCGGAACTCCCGGGAGCTCGAGGTCATTCTCAACCACACGTCCAGCGAGGACCAGGTGGACAAGAGGGGCCTGCTGGAGGAGCGCATGAACCTCAGCCGGCTCAAGCTGGCCATCAAGTACAACCAAAAGGAG TTTGTGGCCCAGTCCAACTGTCAGCAGTTCCTCAACACGGTGTGGTTCGGCGAAACGGCCAGCTACCGCCGCAAGCACACGTGCCTGAAGATCGCCACGGTGCTGAGCGTGGCCATGCTCTGGCCGCTGCTGTCCGTGTGCTACCTGCTGGGGCCGCGCTCCCGCGTGGGCCAGATCATCCACACGCCCTTCGTGAAGTTCATCATCCACAGCGCGTCCTACttcaccttcctgctgctgctcaacctCTACTCGCTGGTGTACAACGAGGACAAGAAGAACACCATGGGCCCCGCGCTGGAGATGATCGACTACCTGCTCATCCTCTGGATTATAG GTATGGTGTGGTCGGACGTGAAGCGCTTGTGGTACGACGGGCTGGAGGACTTCCTGGACGAGTCGAGGAACCAGCTGAGCTTCGTGATGAACTCGCTGTACTTGGCCACATTCGCCCTCAAGATCGTCGCCCACAGCAAG TTCAAGAACATGGCGGACacggagaggaggaagtgggacGCCTTCCACCCCATCCTGGTGGCCGAGGGCCTGTTCGCCTTCGCCAACGTCCTCAGCTACCTGCGCCTCTTCTTCATGTACACCACCAGCTCCATCCTGGGGCCGCTGCAG ATCTCCATGGGCCAGATGCTGCAGGAGTTCGGAAAGTTCCTGGGCCTCTTCCTGCTGGTGTTATTCTCCTTCACCATCGGACTCACGCAGCTCTACGGGAAGGACCAGCGGGACAAGGACAAGCATCCGCCCAAGGACTGCGAGGGCATCTTCTGCCAGCAGCAGAGCAACGACGCATTTCACAC GTTTATGGGGACCTGCTACGCCCTGTTCTGGTACATCTTCTCTCTGGCCCACGTCGCCCTCTTCGTCACCCGCATcagctacacagaggagctgcGCTCCTTCGTGGGGGCCATGATCATCGGCACCTACAACATCGTGGTGGTCATCGTCCTGACCAAGCTGCTGGTGGCCATGCTCCACAAGAGCTTCAGACAAATTGCT AATCACGAGGACAAAGAGTGGAAGTTTGCACGGGCCAAACTGTGGCTGAGCTACTTCGATGACAAGTGCACGCTTCCGCCACCGCTCAACATCCTCCCCTCCCCGAAGACGGTGTGCTACCTGGTGACCAGCATGAGGAAGTGGATCTGCTCCCACACGTCGAAGGGGAAGGTGAAGCGCCAGAACAGCCTCAAG GAGTGgaagaacctgaagcagaagcGGGACGAGAACTACCAGAAGATAATGTGCTGCCTGGTGCATCGCTACCTGACGTCCACGCGGCAAAAGATGCAGAGCACGGACCAGGCCACGGTGGAGAACCTCAACGACCTGCGCCAAGACCTGTCCAAGTTCCGCAACGAGATGAGGGACCTGCTGGGCTTCCGGACCTCCAAATACGCCATGTTTTACCCAAGGAGTTAA